The nucleotide sequence GTTACCAAAACAGCTGATTCGTGCATTGAAAGTTTGTACAGTTTGTAAACGCCGATAAACGCCGCACTGCAAAAACCTACAATGAACATGATAACGCCTAATGCACCAAATAAATGCATGGGTCTTTTGCCGAATTTAGATAAAAACCAAATGGTAATTAAATCTAAAAAGCCATTTACAAAGCGACTCATTCCAAATTTTGAAACGCCGTATTTGCGTGCCTGATGCTGTACTACTTTTTCACCGATTTTGTTGAAGCCTGCATTTTTTGCCAATACGGGAATATAACGGTGCATTTCGCCATAAACATCAATGTTTTTTACCACTTTGTTGCTGTAAGCCTTTAAACCGCAGTTAAAATCGTTTAGTTGAACGCCCGATGTTTTGCGTGCTGCCCAATTAAATAATTTCGATGGAAGATTTTTTGATACGATGGAATCATAACGTTTCTTTTTCCAACCCGAAACTAAATCGAAATTTTGATTGACGATCATGTTGTACAAATCGGGAATTTCATCGGGACTGTCCTGCAAATCGGCATCCATCGTAATAACCACATCGCCATTCGCAATGGCAAAACCTGCATGTAATGCCTGCGATTTTCCGAAATTTTTCTGAAAACGAATTCCTTTTACATTGGTATCGCTTTTAGAAAAATCATCAATAATATCCCAAGATTCATCGGAGCTTCCGTCATCAATAAAAACAACTTCGTACGAATAGTTATTCTGCTGCATTACTTTTGTAATCCAACGGTACAATTCGGGCAGCGATTCGGCTTCGTTCAATAAAGGAATTAAAATGGTAAGGTTCATTATTGGTTTCTTGGCGTTGAAAATTCTGATCTGTTTTTAAATGTCAATGCAATTAACAAACCTGCAATTGATGAACCTAAAATGGTTTGAGCGTAACTGAAAAACAATACTTTTAGAGAGAAATTATCGTCTGCACTATTATTTACAACGCTGATTTTATCGTTAATTTCAGCTTCGGATAAGTTTAAATCTTTACCAATTTTCTGCGTCATTTCAATCATCAGTTCATTGTTAACTATCTTTGCTTCGGGGTTTACAAAGTTGAACAATATGTACTGTATAATGTAGTTTGCTAAAAAACCTAAAACAATCATTATAAAAAAGGCGGTAAAACCTTCTTTAAAAGTAATAAGATTATTTAAACGTCTTTTGGCAATCCAAACGCAGCAAATTCCTAAAATTAAAACAACAACCATATTAACAATGGTAAGGTACGATTTTACGAACAACGTATAATCTGCAAAGAAAACAATTAGGTTTACCAATACATAGTAAGCCATTAAAATATAACCGAATGTTAAACCTGTTGTTTTATTGATGGTATTCATGGTTTTATGAATTTTATAAAATCTTACAAATATACAAAAATAGATGGTAGATTTTTTTGTTGTTTCATGATTAAAAAGTACAAAATTTTGTTTGCAAATTCAAAATATGTTGTAAATTTGCAATCTGAAAACTAAACAAGTTTAAACAAAAAGCTATTGTTTTGTTTATACCTTTTTGAAATATAAAAGCATCAGAACAAAAAATAGCATTAACATTAAAAATCGATTTATCATGCAAAAAGGTATTCACCCAGAAAATTACAGATTAGTAGCGTTTAAAGATATGTCTAACGATGACGTATTCATCACAAAATCAACAGTTGAAACAAAAGAAACAATTGAAGTTGATGGCGTAGAGTACCCGGTTTATAAAATGGAGATTTCGCGTACATCGCACCCATTCTACACAGGTAAATCTAAATTAATTGATACAGCAGGTCGTATCGATAAATTCAAAAACAAATACGCTAAATTCAAAAAATAATTTTTTGTTTATTTTAAATATCAAAAAGCCTTGCAAATTGCAAGGCTTTTCTGTTTAATTTACAGGATATCCTTTATCTATCCAATCTATTTTAATATTTTTAGGAATATTTAAAAGTTTAGCGTTTTTATATCCGGCGGCTATTACCGCTTTAAAAGCTGGTCGTATATTAGGGCATTTTTCAAAAGGGCAACATCCGCAATACAAAACAACTTCTTTATCTTTTGAAATGTTTTTTAAATATGTTTGTAACTTTTCAATATTTTTAGAATCGCTTCCCGCTCCGGCATTGTATGAATTCTTTATTACCGCATCGGGACCAATATTTACAACAACTGTATTTTTCATTTTATTCTGAATAATTCGGTCTGCCAATGTTTTGGTATTCATTAGTTGTTGCGGTGTCCAAGGATCTGTAAAATTTTGAGCCGTTAACTGGTTTGTAAAACCAATTAACAGCATCAATAAAAGCATTATTTTCTTCATTATCTTTAAATTAATCTCGCATACTATTAAAAAACTCTTCGTTTGATTTTGTATTTTTAATGCGATCGTGAATAAATGTAATTGCTTCCACCGGATTCATATCTGCCAAAATATTTCGTAAAACAAGCATTTTACTGTTTGTAAATCGGTCTTGCAATAAATCATCGCGACGTGTAGATGACGACGTTAAATCGACTGCCGGGAAAATACGTTTATTGGCAATTTTACGGTCTAATTGCAATTCCATATTTCCGGTTCCTTTGAACTCCTCAAAAATCACATCGTCCATTTTAGAACCCGTATCTGTTAAAGCTGTTGCGATAATGGTCAGTGATCCGCCATTTTCTATGTTTCGTGCCGCACCAAAAAAGCGTTTTGGCTTTTGCAGTGCATTGGCATCTACCCCACCCGACAAGACTCTGCCCGATGCCGGTTGAACCGTATTGTATGCACGTGCCAAACGGGTAATAGAATCTAACAAAATAACCACATCGTGTCCACATTCTACCAAGCGTTTTGCTTTTTCCAACACCATATCAGCTAATTCTACGTGGTATCGAGCTTCTTCATCAAACGTTGAAGCAACAACCTCTGCACGTACGTTGCGCTGCATATCGGTTACCTCTTCGGGGCGTTCGTCAATCAGCAATACAATTTGGTAAACTTCGGGGTGATTGTCTGCAATAGCATTGGCAATTTCTTTCAACATCATTGTTTTACCGGTTTTTGGTTGCGCTACAATCATACCGCGTTGCCCTTTTCCGATGGGTGCAAATAAATCGATAATTCGTGTTGAAAGTTTTGAATTGTTGCCCGATAAATTGAATTTATCTTTAGGAAACAACGGAGTTAAGTGTTCAAATGACGGACGGTCGCGTACTTCGTCAGGTTCGTGCCCGTTGATTTTTGTGATGCGTACTAATGGAAAATGTTGTTCATTACCTTTTGGCGGACGCACAATTCCTTTTATAGTATCGCCTTTTTTTAATCCAAACAAACGGATTTGTGATTGTGAAATATAAATATCATCAGGCGATTTACGGTAATTGTAATCAGACGAGCGTAAATATCCGTGCGAACCACCATCTTTAGGAACTTCTAAAACGCCCTCGCATTCAATAATTCCTTCAAATTCGTAATCAGGATCGCGGTAATTTTGTTTTTTCTGATTTTTATTGCGATTTTGGTTTTGAGCCGGTTTTTCTACTTCAACCACCGCTATTTCAGCCACTATATCCTTATTTTCCGTTTTATCTGCATCAGCATTTAGTTCTTTTTTAACCTGTTGAGGATTTGCTGATTTTGATTGATGCTTTTGATTTTTATTGGGTTTGTTATGCTTCTCAACCGTTTCAGCAGATGATTCTTCCGTTTTGATTTCAGAAATATTGGTTACTGTTTCAGAAAACAAATTTTGATCTCCTGTTTCTTCAGCTAAAGGATTTATGCGTTTTCTCTTTTCTTTTTTTTGTGCAGTATTCGTTGATGATTGATTTTCAGCTGAAGATTCGTTTTGCTGAAAATTATCCTGCATCTTTAAAATAGTATCAATCAGTTCATCTTTTTTAAGATTAATTTTTTCTACACCAATTGTTTTTGCTATTTCTTTAAGTTCGGGCAGTTTCATACCCTTTAACACGTTTTTGTCAAACATAAATTGTGACGTTGTTGTTAGATATTATTTTTTGTGATTGCTTAAAAGAAAGTTATCTGATAAGTTGTACAGAAAGGTCGAACAATGAAGAAGTTACGATTTTCTTCTGCAATATTACACTATTTTTTTTTAAAATCAATGTTTTTTAATGAAATTTAAGTGTTACTTTTGTAAGCAAATCAGAAAAATAATGATTCAAAGAATACAAACCATATACTTAGCGTTGGCGTTTATTGTTTCAGGTCCATTATCTTTATTTTTTCCGTTATG is from Flavobacterium dauae and encodes:
- a CDS encoding glycosyltransferase family 2 protein, producing the protein MNLTILIPLLNEAESLPELYRWITKVMQQNNYSYEVVFIDDGSSDESWDIIDDFSKSDTNVKGIRFQKNFGKSQALHAGFAIANGDVVITMDADLQDSPDEIPDLYNMIVNQNFDLVSGWKKKRYDSIVSKNLPSKLFNWAARKTSGVQLNDFNCGLKAYSNKVVKNIDVYGEMHRYIPVLAKNAGFNKIGEKVVQHQARKYGVSKFGMSRFVNGFLDLITIWFLSKFGKRPMHLFGALGVIMFIVGFCSAAFIGVYKLYKLSMHESAVLVTNNPWFYISLTAMILGTQLFLAGFLGEIILRTKNNEPRYKITTKSNL
- a CDS encoding DUF4199 domain-containing protein, giving the protein MNTINKTTGLTFGYILMAYYVLVNLIVFFADYTLFVKSYLTIVNMVVVLILGICCVWIAKRRLNNLITFKEGFTAFFIMIVLGFLANYIIQYILFNFVNPEAKIVNNELMIEMTQKIGKDLNLSEAEINDKISVVNNSADDNFSLKVLFFSYAQTILGSSIAGLLIALTFKNRSEFSTPRNQ
- a CDS encoding type B 50S ribosomal protein L31, with translation MQKGIHPENYRLVAFKDMSNDDVFITKSTVETKETIEVDGVEYPVYKMEISRTSHPFYTGKSKLIDTAGRIDKFKNKYAKFKK
- a CDS encoding rhodanese-like domain-containing protein yields the protein MKKIMLLLMLLIGFTNQLTAQNFTDPWTPQQLMNTKTLADRIIQNKMKNTVVVNIGPDAVIKNSYNAGAGSDSKNIEKLQTYLKNISKDKEVVLYCGCCPFEKCPNIRPAFKAVIAAGYKNAKLLNIPKNIKIDWIDKGYPVN
- the rho gene encoding transcription termination factor Rho yields the protein MFDKNVLKGMKLPELKEIAKTIGVEKINLKKDELIDTILKMQDNFQQNESSAENQSSTNTAQKKEKRKRINPLAEETGDQNLFSETVTNISEIKTEESSAETVEKHNKPNKNQKHQSKSANPQQVKKELNADADKTENKDIVAEIAVVEVEKPAQNQNRNKNQKKQNYRDPDYEFEGIIECEGVLEVPKDGGSHGYLRSSDYNYRKSPDDIYISQSQIRLFGLKKGDTIKGIVRPPKGNEQHFPLVRITKINGHEPDEVRDRPSFEHLTPLFPKDKFNLSGNNSKLSTRIIDLFAPIGKGQRGMIVAQPKTGKTMMLKEIANAIADNHPEVYQIVLLIDERPEEVTDMQRNVRAEVVASTFDEEARYHVELADMVLEKAKRLVECGHDVVILLDSITRLARAYNTVQPASGRVLSGGVDANALQKPKRFFGAARNIENGGSLTIIATALTDTGSKMDDVIFEEFKGTGNMELQLDRKIANKRIFPAVDLTSSSTRRDDLLQDRFTNSKMLVLRNILADMNPVEAITFIHDRIKNTKSNEEFFNSMRD